Genomic DNA from Prunus persica cultivar Lovell chromosome G1, Prunus_persica_NCBIv2, whole genome shotgun sequence:
GCTTTGTTCTCTCAGAACCCATCGCCATGGACTTAGCagccactctctctctctcccccgaCACACCTATATACACCATTTATCGGAAACTCAGACCAAGAGAGCCACTCTTAGATCACAGCTCTCTCTTCGTCCTTCTTTCTCTTATTTTCTAGGAAAATCTCGGGGATTTTGTGGGAAAGGGAAAATTTTCCTAGAGAACGCTATTGGGATTGTTGTTGTTAATAGTTATTGTTTTGTGTCTCTCACAAATCGCCGGGAAACGCAAGTTTATATACGAGTGCGAGCGTGAGACTCCGAGAGGGCGTTTTAACGTTCGGGTTTTTATATCATGGCCtttctgattttattttctctcaatttaatttttgtttatggcAAATGCTAATGTGCGCCTTCAGTGTCTTTTGCGCACCGCTGAGGTTTCCCGGGTGATGCGTCGTTTTTGATTGAGGATGGCCGCAACAGCCCTCTGATTTGGGCTGCCTTCCTTGATCTCTTTCTCTAGCCGTTGATATAAAACTATTTTCAtttaagatttttctttttggtggcactatgcttttattttattttattttaaactttaaaaaatgcCGACATTGTGATTGTAGCTACCACCAAAATTTTAAACCTCAACATGTGTAAATGAAATTGTGTAGTTATGTCAAATATTAACCATAATAACCTAATTATCGTTTTTTCTGTGAAATTATTTTTCCCTCTtacattttgttattttaaaattcaaaattaatatttcatatttttccgAGCACTCACAAGAAGGAGTGAAAAAAGTTTTAACCGGCGTGAAAATAACACAATCTTgttataatgaattatttattttattactatACTTCTTTCGATACGTTTGTCGCAAGCCAGTTAAATTTGTTTATGtcgttttaattattttaaacaaaattcttATTTTACATGATTTACTAATTTTAGAGGCATCTAAATTTGAAATGTAAATAAAACCTTTGAACCAAAACAAATGTAAATCTTGATGAAAACCTAGAGGAAGGtgtataaatttaataaatacagaggaataaatatttataaaaataaaataacggACATCTATGTACAACAAGGATGATACCATAGATGTACATTGGCTAACGGCTATCAAGACACAACCCAGTTACACTGTAGTCAAGTCCAATTGTTTGAAATAGTcaaatgaaataattttttattacttttattcTCCAAGTgatcaaatatttaaaagtcAAACACATATTTGGTTTGAGACATTGGGAAGAAAtatgctttctttctttctttctttccctactttaaaaaaattgaaacaataATGGAaagttttatcttttattgttTCGCAAGTGAAAGGGGGATTGTAATTTTTGAGACCCATTATTTTAAACCTCTACCCATCATCTCCTAATTCAAGTCGGTCGGACCAATGCAACCGACCCAAACTCGTTAGGGCATCTTCAGACTGCAAATAAATTGAGAGTGACATAAAATTAAGGAATGTGTAAGGAGAAAGGAAACCTTGATCCAGATCTGCATGCCCAACTCGATACGTACGGTATGTATATTTGTATGCTTTAATACCAAACAAGTAACTAACTTTGTATTTTCATATACAACCTGCTTGGAAATTGGCTCCAAATAATCGATCCTAAAATTCAAATAGCAAATTGTGATAATTAATAAGAAATTTTTCGCAAAGTACTTGTAGCTTAACAAATGGTTAAAACCTGTTATTTCTAGATTCGAGGTCATGTATTCGAATCTCATATTCTCAATATAAAAGTTGTGATTTGCAGGTTAGAACCCCATAACGTCTTTGtagtgtgtgagaaacctctctctcttataatttaaactatcacttttattccaaaaacaaaacaaaaacaaaggagATTTTCATAactataaattaaaaagaagtGCTACCAAAATTAGAATTATAGAGGGAAGGAAACCCACTTGGGGTTCAAGTCCAACGGCTAGTTTGCTTATTGCTTTATATCAggtcttaaaaaaaacaagaaacaaccGACCAATATACCCTCTTTTTACAGCTTGGCTCCCTACCACCGGTTAGATTCTTTTCACTCCATTCAACTTTTTGTATCCTTAAATGCTCTCACGAACCCAAAGACTCCATGACTCAAAGCCTACAAGCCTATGCCTTCGCAAACCCAAGCCAAACTTTCTAAAACTAAAAGAGAGTGATCTGATTTCTCACCTCTTTTACTTCCATAGTTTTCCACCAAAATGTCCAAAAAACGACTGCCCATTTTCCAAAAGGTCTCAAAGCTCCTTAggatcttcatcttcattgccAAAGTGAGAAAATTGTCATTTGAAAACTCATTTCTCAGGAGGAAATTACAAACCTCAAAGAAGTTGAAGCTTCTGAAGCATTACAACAATGGGTTCCGTGGAGAATACCAGTTTTCTCCTTCTAACACTCCCCTCATTCATTACCACAAAAGGCAGCTCATGAAGAGCTGCCCTCAAGACATATactttctgttcttttttctttgcaaaTGTTGGGGTTCTAGCTTGAGAGTTGAAGGAGAAGATATATGTGGAGATTTCATTATGGAGGCTCTTCCTCCTGCCACTGGAGAAGATGACAATGCAGTGGCTTTATTGGAGCCGTTGGACTGGGGAGATGACGAAGGTTCAATTGACCTGCGGGCTCAGATGTTCATTGACAGGTTCTATGAAGAAATGAGAATGCAGAGGCAGGAATCATTCTAAATTAATCTTGTTGcaaatttattgatttttgATTGACCttcattgttttattttcgATTCAATTTGTTAGGTTCTCcaccgtttttttttttggacattGTGGAGAGACAGTTaggtttgaaaattttccatttgCTATGAAATGTGTGGTTGTGTGAAGATTtgcaaatttgtatttttggagCAGAGAAGTTttgtttgagaaaaaaaacctatcaatatatcaaatcaaattattttgcAGTCTCCCAGGTGATACTTATTAGAATGCTGGTCCATACCAGAAATCTACTTAAACTGGTAGGAAGTTGAGTAAATGGACCACACAGGAGCGTGTCTTTGTCTGCAGCAGgcaagaaaagcaaaacttCCCTCAATATCAGAGCTAGGATCAGCTTGAATATGCAGCTTATATATTTAATCTATCTATAAACAGAAGGTTGATTCTTGACCAATCCCTAAACATAGTAGTTAGTGTCTATAATCTGTCTGTTTAACAGAAGCATTAATATTTGGATGATCAAGAACACAGTACTCCAATTTTCTTAAGTCGAGGTTTCAAATCCCAAAATGTACCTTAGCTGAGTTGGGTttacatttatatttttcttttacaagGGACCTTGTTTGGAGGTCCCAAAGTTTCATACAATACAAATGAATGGTACCATAGAAAGCATGAGAACAACTGATTTTGCATAAATGTAAAACCATAAGCACCATAAGTGAAAGGGCATTACCGCTCAACATCCACTTGACTAAAGAAGGCCACAACACCTTCAGTATCCCACATGATCTCACAGTACCCAGTATAAAAGATTTATCTAGATCTAACAACTCTACCTCCTCAACATAAAGGATTTTAAAAGTCAATCCAAAATAGCTGGGGATAAACAAAATACATCATAAAATTGAGGAGAAGCAAAACCCAGCATAAAACTCGAGAAGAAAATTTCTCTACAACATGACGGGGGAGAAAGTCGCCTGATTTATTAGTCAAAAGGATTAATTCTAGTGAAAAATCTCTGGAATAAAGGGGGTTGTAGAGAAGAGagacaaaaagaaaggatAGGAAGGAAAAATCGTgagttacaattttttttgcaagTTTATAGTCAAATGGGTCtctattaatatttttatttttgggtttgatgCATGTTTAGACGAAATGTTATGGGCCGAGCCTTGAGTCTCATTGGGCCATAAAAATACAAGGGAACCCGAAATGTAGGGAACCCCATAGTCATAAGAAATAGATTTATGTCCAATAGCATCAAAATTCAaccatttaaaataataataattattattaaaatattagtaaAAATATactgcttctttttttctcttcttttttaataaaataaaataatgatattATTGCTTTCTATAGAAAATGTAAATCGTACTTACTCCATAAAACCCCCTCATGAATGGCAGTCCAATAGGAGAAATGCCCGGTACAGCCTACTTTTGAAGGGAATCGGGTCCAGCAGGCTCAGTCGCTGGGTTCTGGCGTTGACGGTTCAaagaacagagaagaaaaaaaaaaccggcGAGCAGACTATTTGACCTTCCTGTAATCACGccgtttttcttttatttatttaaatttgagttatttacattaatactCTTGagatttcttgtatttttacaaaatcacCTCAAATTTCAAACATTATACAAACACTCATTGAGATTTCAGTTTGCTTTTACAAAATTCCTTTTCgttaattatttgtttaaaaattgatgattttattgaaaatatatatacaaataaaaaattaacctcaataaagtat
This window encodes:
- the LOC18789578 gene encoding uncharacterized protein LOC18789578 — its product is MSKKRLPIFQKVSKLLRIFIFIAKVRKLSFENSFLRRKLQTSKKLKLLKHYNNGFRGEYQFSPSNTPLIHYHKRQLMKSCPQDIYFLFFFLCKCWGSSLRVEGEDICGDFIMEALPPATGEDDNAVALLEPLDWGDDEGSIDLRAQMFIDRFYEEMRMQRQESF